One part of the Paraburkholderia flagellata genome encodes these proteins:
- the trxA gene encoding thioredoxin: MDTTLATFEKDVIEASALAPVLVDFWAPWCGPCKSLGPMLEKLEADYAGKWKLVKVNVDENQELAAHFGVRSIPHVVAFADRQAVDQFVGVLPEGQLRQFLDGLIPDGVDAARRVAQEALAEGRRDEAYEALQAALAFDPGNDEVRMDVIEMLLADNRADDAQKEVELLSPKTTQGIDARFNALKTRLDALDAAADLPPTDALEAQVAANPGDLEARFDLANALIARHKYADALEHLLEIVKRDRTFRDDVGRKTMLSVFDLAAHQPQLVSEWRRKLSATLN, from the coding sequence ATGGACACCACTCTCGCCACTTTCGAAAAAGATGTGATCGAAGCGTCGGCGCTCGCCCCGGTGCTGGTCGACTTCTGGGCGCCCTGGTGCGGCCCTTGCAAGAGCCTCGGCCCGATGCTCGAAAAGCTCGAGGCCGACTACGCGGGCAAATGGAAGCTCGTGAAGGTGAACGTCGACGAAAACCAGGAGCTTGCCGCGCACTTCGGCGTGCGCAGCATTCCGCACGTCGTCGCATTTGCCGACCGCCAGGCGGTCGATCAGTTCGTGGGCGTGCTGCCCGAAGGCCAGCTACGCCAGTTCCTCGACGGCCTGATCCCCGACGGCGTCGACGCCGCGCGCCGCGTCGCGCAGGAAGCGCTGGCCGAAGGCCGCCGCGACGAAGCGTATGAAGCGCTGCAGGCCGCGCTCGCGTTCGATCCGGGCAACGACGAAGTGCGCATGGACGTGATCGAGATGCTGCTCGCCGACAACCGCGCCGACGACGCGCAAAAGGAAGTCGAGCTGCTTTCGCCCAAGACCACGCAAGGTATCGACGCGCGCTTCAACGCGCTCAAGACGCGCCTCGACGCGCTCGACGCCGCCGCCGACCTGCCGCCCACCGACGCGCTCGAAGCCCAGGTCGCCGCCAACCCTGGCGACCTCGAAGCGCGCTTCGATCTGGCGAACGCACTGATCGCACGTCACAAGTACGCGGACGCGCTCGAACATCTGCTGGAGATCGTGAAGCGCGACCGCACCTTCCGCGACGATGTGGGCCGCAAGACCATGCTTTCCGTGTTCGATCTCGCGGCGCATCAGCCGCAGCTCGTGAGCGAATGGCGGCGCAAGCTGAGCGCGACGCTG
- a CDS encoding pirin family protein yields the protein MSSSIKAVLKPHQRDIGNLYVRRVLPALAARLVGPFIFFDHMGPATLAPGSGVDVRPHPHIGLATVTYLFDGALMHRDSIGSSQKIVPGDVNWMTAGRGIVHSERTPDEDRATGLTMHGIQTWVALPFDHEDTEPSFFHHAADTLPEIERNGVTMRVIAGTAFGATAPVETFSGTLYVAADFAPGSAIALDAEHEERGVYLVEGDLAIDGTPLEQHTMAVLVPGETVTLSSANGARVMLLGGEKLEGERFIEWNFVASSREKIEAAKEAWTRQEMGHVPGETEWIPLPEKKPR from the coding sequence ATGTCCTCATCGATCAAAGCGGTTCTCAAGCCTCATCAACGCGACATCGGCAATCTCTATGTGCGGCGCGTGCTGCCCGCGCTCGCCGCGCGCCTCGTCGGCCCGTTTATCTTCTTCGACCACATGGGTCCCGCCACGCTGGCGCCGGGCTCGGGCGTGGACGTGCGCCCACACCCGCATATCGGGCTCGCCACGGTCACCTATCTCTTCGACGGCGCGCTCATGCATCGCGACAGCATCGGTTCGAGCCAGAAGATCGTGCCGGGCGACGTGAACTGGATGACGGCCGGGCGCGGCATCGTCCACTCCGAGCGCACGCCCGACGAGGACCGTGCCACCGGCCTCACCATGCACGGCATCCAGACCTGGGTGGCGCTGCCGTTCGATCACGAAGACACCGAGCCGTCGTTCTTCCATCACGCCGCCGACACGCTGCCCGAAATCGAGCGCAATGGCGTGACGATGCGCGTGATCGCCGGCACGGCGTTCGGCGCGACTGCGCCGGTAGAGACCTTCTCCGGCACACTCTACGTCGCCGCAGATTTCGCGCCGGGCAGCGCCATCGCGCTCGACGCGGAGCACGAAGAGCGCGGCGTCTATCTCGTGGAAGGCGATCTCGCGATCGACGGCACGCCGCTCGAACAGCACACGATGGCCGTGCTGGTGCCGGGCGAAACCGTCACGCTTTCGAGCGCAAATGGGGCACGCGTGATGCTGCTCGGCGGGGAAAAGCTCGAAGGCGAGCGCTTCATCGAATGGAATTTCGTGGCTAGCTCGCGCGAGAAGATCGAAGCCGCGAAGGAAGCGTGGACGCGCCAGGAAATGGGGCATGTTCCCGGCGAAACGGAATGGATTCCGCTGCCGGAAAAGAAGCCGCGCTAA
- a CDS encoding EamA family transporter: MSPKDLLLALVVVLAWGVNFVVIKVGLHGVPPLLLGALRFMLAAFPAVLFVKRPQMPLRWLLAYGATISLGQFAFLFTAMYVGMPAGLASVVLQAQAFFTLGFAAVFLRERFHAQNVIGLLIAAGGLALIGVQSMGGTAAAGAQGMTIAGFVLTLCAACMWALGNIVTKKVGKVDLVGLVVWGSLVPPLPFLVLSYWMEGPQRIVAALSGIGMTSVGAIVYLAFVATLIGYSLWSRLLSKYPASQVAPFSLLVPIVGLVSASLLLGEQLSAAEIGGAALVMGGLAVNVFGGWVKQRLGAARS, translated from the coding sequence ATGTCGCCGAAGGACTTGTTGCTCGCGCTGGTGGTGGTGCTCGCGTGGGGCGTGAATTTCGTCGTGATCAAGGTCGGGCTGCACGGCGTGCCGCCGCTCCTGCTCGGCGCGCTGCGCTTCATGCTGGCGGCTTTTCCCGCCGTGCTGTTCGTGAAGCGCCCGCAAATGCCGCTGCGCTGGCTGCTGGCGTACGGCGCGACCATCTCGCTCGGTCAGTTCGCGTTCCTCTTCACCGCAATGTACGTGGGCATGCCCGCAGGCCTCGCTTCGGTCGTGCTGCAGGCGCAGGCGTTCTTCACGCTCGGCTTTGCGGCGGTGTTTCTGCGTGAGCGCTTTCACGCGCAGAACGTAATCGGCTTGTTGATCGCCGCGGGCGGTCTCGCGCTGATCGGCGTGCAATCGATGGGTGGCACTGCGGCAGCTGGCGCGCAAGGCATGACCATCGCCGGTTTCGTGCTCACGCTGTGCGCGGCCTGCATGTGGGCGCTCGGCAATATCGTCACGAAGAAGGTGGGCAAGGTGGATCTCGTCGGCCTCGTGGTGTGGGGGAGCCTCGTGCCGCCGCTGCCGTTTCTCGTGCTCTCGTACTGGATGGAAGGTCCGCAGCGCATCGTGGCCGCGCTCTCGGGCATCGGCATGACTTCGGTGGGCGCGATCGTCTATCTCGCGTTCGTTGCGACGCTCATCGGCTATAGCCTCTGGAGCCGTCTGCTCTCGAAGTATCCCGCAAGCCAGGTGGCGCCGTTCTCGCTGCTCGTGCCGATCGTCGGGCTCGTCTCGGCCTCGCTCCTGCTCGGCGAGCAGTTGAGCGCGGCCGAGATTGGCGGCGCCGCGCTCGTGATGGGCGGGCTCGCCGTCAACGTGTTCGGTGGCTGGGTCAAACAGCGCCTCGGGGCCGCGCGCTCTTGA
- a CDS encoding N-acetylmuramoyl-L-alanine amidase, which produces MSRKMLIKPFRSIESAATATHNWRRRQILKAGASTLVLGLAVPRLAWATSVIGVRVWPARDYTRVTIESDQPLQNAQQLLQGPDRLVVDLTGLDLDDALKNLVSKITPNDPQIQAVRVGQYQPHVVRMVFDLKGSVKPQVFALQPVGSYRYRLVFDLYPAVAPDPLMDLLAQTERKQQQLDAHQAMKDTTPPSTLAGPNTPPAHDNSDAFFERYAQNDAGGAPSAPRPTPPAPPAVVVPRPGKPAVPKPPVIAQRNNDDGDNPSASADDNYGFTAPKSTKGGTTRLLTVAIDPGHGGEDPGAIGSSGTYEKHVALDIAKKLRAKIDAQPNMRAMMTRDADFFVPLNVRVQKARRVGADLFVSIHADAFTTPEARGSSVFALSEHGASSAAARWMANKENSSDQIGGISVQTADAAVNRALFDMSTTAQIRDSMRYGGFVLNEVGEINKLHKGSVEQAGFAVLKAPDIPSILVETAFISNPEEETKLNDDAYRDKMANAILKGIKRYFAANPPLAKSRMT; this is translated from the coding sequence ATGTCTAGAAAGATGTTAATCAAACCGTTCCGCTCGATCGAGTCGGCCGCCACCGCCACGCACAACTGGCGTCGCCGGCAGATTCTGAAGGCGGGCGCCTCCACGCTCGTGCTCGGTCTCGCCGTGCCGCGCCTCGCGTGGGCCACTTCGGTCATCGGTGTGCGTGTGTGGCCCGCGCGCGACTACACGCGCGTCACCATCGAATCGGACCAGCCGCTGCAGAACGCGCAGCAACTGCTGCAAGGCCCCGATCGTCTCGTCGTCGATCTCACCGGTCTCGATCTCGACGACGCGCTCAAGAACCTCGTCTCCAAGATCACGCCTAACGATCCGCAGATCCAGGCCGTGCGCGTGGGCCAGTATCAGCCGCACGTGGTGCGCATGGTGTTCGACCTCAAGGGGTCGGTCAAGCCGCAGGTGTTCGCGCTGCAGCCGGTGGGCTCGTACCGGTACCGGCTCGTGTTCGACCTCTATCCGGCGGTCGCGCCCGACCCGCTCATGGACCTGCTGGCCCAAACCGAGCGCAAGCAGCAGCAACTCGATGCGCACCAGGCGATGAAGGACACCACTCCGCCGTCCACGCTCGCGGGCCCGAACACGCCGCCTGCGCACGACAACAGCGACGCGTTTTTCGAGCGCTACGCGCAGAACGATGCGGGAGGCGCGCCCAGCGCGCCGCGTCCCACGCCGCCGGCGCCGCCTGCCGTGGTCGTGCCGCGTCCGGGCAAACCTGCCGTGCCGAAGCCGCCCGTCATCGCCCAGCGCAACAACGATGACGGCGACAACCCAAGCGCCAGCGCCGACGACAACTACGGCTTCACCGCGCCTAAGTCCACCAAGGGCGGCACCACGCGCCTGTTGACCGTCGCGATCGATCCGGGCCACGGCGGCGAAGACCCTGGCGCGATCGGCAGCTCGGGCACCTACGAGAAGCACGTCGCGCTCGACATCGCGAAGAAGCTGCGCGCAAAGATCGACGCCCAGCCCAACATGCGCGCGATGATGACGCGCGACGCCGACTTCTTCGTGCCGCTGAACGTGCGCGTGCAGAAGGCGCGCCGCGTGGGCGCGGACCTGTTCGTCTCGATCCACGCCGACGCGTTCACCACGCCCGAGGCGCGCGGCTCGTCGGTGTTCGCGCTTTCGGAGCACGGCGCGTCGAGCGCCGCGGCGCGCTGGATGGCGAACAAGGAGAACTCGTCGGACCAGATCGGCGGCATCAGCGTGCAGACGGCCGACGCCGCCGTGAACCGCGCGCTCTTCGACATGTCGACGACGGCGCAGATCCGCGACTCGATGCGTTACGGCGGCTTCGTGCTCAACGAGGTCGGCGAGATCAACAAGCTGCACAAGGGCTCGGTCGAGCAGGCGGGCTTCGCGGTGCTCAAGGCGCCCGACATTCCGTCGATCCTCGTGGAAACGGCCTTCATCAGCAATCCCGAAGAAGAGACCAAGCTCAACGACGACGCCTATCGCGACAAGATGGCGAACGCGATTCTCAAGGGCATCAAGCGCTATTTCGCGGCCAATCCACCGCTCGCGAAGAGCCGGATGACCTGA
- the tsaE gene encoding tRNA (adenosine(37)-N6)-threonylcarbamoyltransferase complex ATPase subunit type 1 TsaE: MPDTPGHDHAPLSLDPSADVLLERRFDLADADATDAFGARFAHALDSLRADVAQNSAQDHDAPPFHGLHVQLHGDLGAGKTSLVRATLRALGHAGRVRSPTYTLVEPYTVATPNGELQLYHFDLYRFSDPAEWADSGFREYFAQGAVCLVEWPQRAGGLLGVPDLVFSLEPDASGEGRVLTAYAFSASGKACLERC; encoded by the coding sequence ATGCCCGACACGCCCGGTCACGACCACGCGCCACTTTCGCTTGATCCATCCGCCGACGTTCTCCTCGAACGCCGTTTCGATCTCGCCGATGCCGACGCCACCGACGCCTTCGGCGCACGCTTTGCGCACGCGCTCGATTCGCTGCGCGCAGATGTTGCACAAAACAGCGCGCAAGATCACGACGCACCGCCCTTTCACGGCCTGCACGTGCAGTTGCACGGCGACCTCGGCGCGGGCAAGACCTCGCTCGTGCGCGCCACGTTGCGCGCGCTTGGCCACGCGGGCCGCGTGCGCAGCCCCACCTACACACTCGTCGAACCCTACACGGTCGCAACGCCGAATGGGGAACTCCAGCTGTATCACTTCGATCTGTACCGTTTCAGCGATCCGGCCGAATGGGCCGACTCGGGCTTTCGCGAATACTTCGCGCAAGGTGCGGTGTGCCTCGTCGAATGGCCGCAACGCGCGGGCGGCCTGCTCGGCGTACCCGATCTCGTGTTCTCGCTCGAGCCGGATGCAAGCGGCGAAGGCCGCGTGCTCACCGCCTACGCATTCAGCGCATCAGGAAAGGCATGTCTAGAAAGATGTTAA
- the queG gene encoding tRNA epoxyqueuosine(34) reductase QueG: protein MNPTHSPSNSALDARASSEALDPTSAQARAQAQAPRESSAPAIEPAIALDEAALAALAARIRTWGRELGFGAIGISDTDLSHAEAGLAAWLEAGCHGEMDYMAKHGMKRARPAELVAGTRRVITARMAYLPIDTLAPNAVGKTHESASQAGPDRSESAGTEVATAVATAVATAVGTNVAHESVHADWRLREHARLTDPHAAVVSIYARGRDYHKVLRARLQQLAERIEAEIGQFGFRVFTDSAPVLEVELAQKAGVGWRGKHTLLLQRDAGSLFFLGEIYVDVPLPTDADDPASAAPETPGAHCGSCTRCIDACPTGAITGPYRVDARRCISYLTIELKGSIPLELRELIGNRVYGCDDCQLVCPWNKFAQAAPVADFDVRHGLDRASLVDLFAWSAAQFDERMQGSAIRRIGYESWSRNIAVAMGNALRATTHEGADTARDAARAAIVKALREREHDASAVVREHVLWALEAA from the coding sequence ATGAACCCCACGCATTCCCCTTCCAACTCCGCGCTGGATGCGCGCGCGTCTTCGGAGGCGCTCGACCCAACGTCCGCTCAAGCGCGTGCTCAAGCACAGGCGCCGCGAGAGTCGTCTGCGCCGGCCATTGAGCCGGCCATTGCGCTCGATGAGGCGGCGCTCGCCGCGCTCGCGGCGCGCATCCGGACGTGGGGGCGCGAGCTGGGGTTCGGTGCGATCGGTATCAGCGACACCGACCTTTCCCATGCCGAGGCGGGCCTCGCCGCGTGGCTCGAAGCTGGCTGCCACGGCGAGATGGATTATATGGCCAAACATGGGATGAAACGCGCGCGGCCAGCCGAGCTTGTGGCCGGCACGCGACGCGTGATCACCGCTCGCATGGCCTATTTGCCCATCGATACGCTCGCGCCGAATGCGGTGGGAAAGACGCACGAAAGTGCTTCGCAAGCTGGCCCGGATCGAAGCGAGAGCGCTGGCACCGAAGTTGCCACCGCAGTTGCCACCGCAGTTGCCACTGCAGTTGGCACGAACGTTGCCCACGAGAGCGTTCACGCCGACTGGCGGCTGCGCGAGCACGCGCGTCTGACCGACCCGCACGCCGCCGTCGTGTCGATCTACGCTCGGGGGCGCGACTATCACAAGGTGTTGCGCGCGCGGCTGCAGCAGCTTGCCGAACGCATCGAGGCCGAGATCGGCCAGTTCGGTTTTCGCGTGTTCACCGACTCCGCGCCCGTGCTGGAAGTCGAACTCGCGCAGAAGGCGGGCGTGGGCTGGCGCGGCAAGCACACGCTGCTCCTGCAACGCGACGCGGGCTCGCTCTTCTTTCTCGGCGAGATCTACGTGGACGTGCCGCTCCCCACCGACGCCGACGACCCAGCCAGCGCCGCACCCGAAACGCCGGGCGCGCATTGCGGCAGTTGCACGCGCTGCATCGACGCGTGTCCGACGGGTGCGATCACCGGGCCATATCGCGTCGATGCGCGCCGCTGCATCTCCTATCTGACGATCGAATTGAAGGGCAGCATTCCCCTGGAACTGCGCGAGCTGATCGGCAATCGTGTGTATGGCTGCGACGACTGCCAGCTCGTGTGTCCATGGAACAAGTTCGCGCAGGCCGCGCCTGTCGCGGATTTCGACGTGCGTCATGGGCTCGATCGTGCGAGTCTCGTCGATCTGTTCGCATGGAGCGCGGCGCAGTTCGACGAGCGCATGCAGGGCAGCGCGATACGGCGCATCGGCTATGAAAGCTGGTCGCGCAATATCGCGGTGGCGATGGGCAATGCGCTGCGCGCGACGACGCATGAAGGCGCGGATACCGCCCGCGACGCCGCGCGTGCTGCGATCGTGAAGGCGCTGCGCGAGCGCGAACATGACGCGTCGGCGGTCGTGCGCGAACATGTGCTCTGGGCGCTCGAAGCGGCTTGA
- a CDS encoding methylated-DNA--[protein]-cysteine S-methyltransferase, whose amino-acid sequence MFNAVIDAPFGKVGIRTVGQALREIVYLPGHTASVEPDCELAERAAEQIGQYFENADTGFDLPLAPLGTEFQRRVWDGICAIEAGEVLTYGELAKRIGGLSPRAVGQACGDNPFPLVIPCHRVVSASGLGGFAHHGGDGFFRDVKRWLLAHECTSNRFQLR is encoded by the coding sequence ATGTTCAACGCAGTGATCGACGCGCCATTCGGCAAGGTCGGCATCCGCACCGTCGGGCAAGCGCTGCGCGAGATCGTCTATCTGCCGGGGCACACGGCGAGCGTCGAGCCCGATTGCGAACTCGCCGAGCGCGCGGCCGAACAGATCGGGCAGTATTTCGAGAACGCCGACACCGGCTTCGACCTGCCGCTCGCACCGCTTGGCACCGAATTCCAGCGGCGTGTGTGGGACGGCATCTGCGCAATCGAGGCGGGTGAAGTCCTCACCTACGGCGAACTCGCGAAGCGCATTGGCGGGCTCAGCCCGCGCGCCGTGGGCCAGGCGTGCGGCGACAATCCCTTTCCGCTCGTGATTCCGTGTCATCGCGTGGTGTCGGCAAGCGGCCTCGGCGGTTTCGCGCATCACGGCGGCGACGGCTTCTTTCGCGACGTGAAGCGCTGGCTGCTCGCCCACGAATGCACGTCGAACCGATTTCAACTGCGCTGA
- the xerD gene encoding site-specific tyrosine recombinase XerD translates to MTTNPPPLPASDAADEAQQALDPAAAEALATSLTAIDTFCDAMWLEHGLSRNTLDAYRRDLRLFAQWLARERSNALDTTHEDDLLAYSARRKEDKSTSANRRLSVFRRYYGWALREQRVHSDPTVRIRSAKQAPRFPSTLSEAQVEALLGAPDVETPLGLRDRTMLELMYASGLRVTELVTLKTVEVGLNEGVVRVLGKGSKERLIPFGEEAHAWIERYLRESRPALLGARTTDALFVTARAEGMTRQQFWHIIKRHAAAAGVHAPLSPHTMRHAFATHLLNHGADLRVVQLLLGHSDISTTQIYTHVARERLRLLHAKHHPRG, encoded by the coding sequence ATGACGACGAATCCGCCGCCGCTTCCCGCAAGCGACGCCGCCGACGAGGCGCAGCAAGCGCTCGACCCCGCAGCGGCCGAGGCGCTTGCCACGAGCCTCACCGCCATCGACACGTTTTGCGACGCTATGTGGCTCGAGCACGGCCTTTCGCGCAATACGCTCGACGCCTACCGGCGCGATCTGCGCCTCTTCGCACAGTGGCTCGCGCGCGAGCGTTCCAACGCGCTCGATACGACCCACGAAGACGATTTGCTCGCCTACAGCGCGCGCCGCAAGGAAGACAAATCCACGTCGGCGAACCGGCGCCTTTCGGTGTTTCGCCGCTACTACGGCTGGGCGCTGCGCGAGCAGCGCGTGCATTCGGACCCGACCGTGCGCATCCGGTCGGCTAAGCAGGCGCCGCGCTTTCCGTCCACGTTGAGCGAGGCGCAGGTCGAGGCGCTGCTAGGCGCCCCGGACGTCGAGACGCCGCTCGGCCTGCGCGATCGCACGATGCTCGAACTGATGTACGCGAGCGGCCTGCGCGTGACCGAACTCGTCACGCTCAAGACCGTCGAGGTGGGCTTGAACGAAGGCGTCGTGCGTGTGCTCGGCAAGGGTTCCAAGGAGCGGCTGATTCCGTTCGGCGAGGAGGCGCACGCGTGGATCGAGCGCTACTTGCGCGAGTCGCGGCCGGCGCTGCTCGGCGCGCGCACGACCGACGCGCTCTTCGTGACCGCGCGCGCCGAAGGCATGACGCGCCAGCAGTTCTGGCACATCATCAAGCGCCACGCGGCGGCAGCGGGCGTGCATGCGCCGCTCTCGCCGCACACGATGCGCCACGCCTTCGCCACGCACCTGCTCAATCACGGCGCGGACCTGCGGGTCGTGCAGCTTTTGCTCGGCCACAGCGACATCTCCACGACGCAGATCTATACGCACGTCGCGCGCGAGCGGCTGCGCCTCTTGCACGCGAAGCATCATCCGCGCGGCTGA
- the ybaK gene encoding Cys-tRNA(Pro) deacylase, with translation MSKTKHVSETPATQMLRRAGVEFGEHPYEYVEHGGTEESARQLGVDEHRVVKTLVMEDEHAKPLIVLMHGDRKVSTKNLARQIGAKRIEPCKPEVANRHSGYLVGGTSPFGTKKAMPVYVESTILELDEIWLNGGRRGYLVSLAPKVLTTLLNAKPVQCASVE, from the coding sequence ATGAGCAAAACGAAACATGTGTCCGAAACGCCCGCCACGCAGATGCTGCGCCGCGCTGGCGTCGAGTTCGGCGAGCATCCCTACGAGTATGTCGAGCATGGCGGCACGGAAGAGTCCGCGCGCCAGCTCGGCGTGGACGAGCATCGAGTCGTCAAGACGCTCGTGATGGAGGACGAGCACGCTAAGCCGCTCATCGTCCTCATGCACGGCGACCGCAAGGTGTCGACGAAGAATCTCGCGCGGCAGATCGGCGCGAAGCGCATCGAGCCGTGCAAGCCCGAAGTCGCGAACCGTCATTCGGGATACCTGGTGGGCGGCACTTCGCCCTTCGGCACAAAGAAGGCCATGCCCGTGTACGTCGAATCGACCATACTCGAGCTCGACGAGATCTGGCTCAACGGAGGCCGTCGCGGCTATCTCGTGAGCCTTGCGCCCAAGGTGCTCACGACGCTCCTGAACGCGAAGCCGGTGCAGTGCGCGAGCGTGGAGTAA
- the plsY gene encoding glycerol-3-phosphate 1-O-acyltransferase PlsY, producing the protein MYNLFVAVLAYLIGSVSFAVIVSAFMGLDDPRSYGSGNPGATNVLRSGNKKAAILTLIGDAFKGWLAVWLVAHFGPSYGLGDAAVALAAIAVFLGHLYPVFFRFKGGKGVATAAGVLLAVNPILGVATLATWLIVAFFTRYSSLAALAAAVFAPLYYVFMFGPRIVALAILAMSVLLFWRHRANISKLIAGKESRIGEKKAAGAGK; encoded by the coding sequence ATGTACAACCTGTTCGTCGCCGTTCTTGCCTATCTGATCGGTTCGGTTTCGTTCGCCGTGATCGTGAGCGCCTTCATGGGCCTCGACGATCCGCGCTCCTACGGCTCCGGCAATCCCGGCGCGACCAACGTGCTGCGCAGCGGCAACAAGAAGGCCGCGATCCTCACGCTGATCGGCGACGCGTTCAAGGGCTGGCTGGCCGTCTGGCTCGTCGCGCACTTCGGCCCGAGCTACGGTCTCGGCGACGCCGCCGTCGCGCTCGCCGCGATCGCCGTGTTCCTCGGCCACCTGTATCCGGTGTTCTTCCGCTTCAAGGGCGGCAAGGGCGTCGCAACCGCCGCCGGCGTGCTGCTCGCCGTGAATCCGATCCTCGGCGTCGCGACGCTCGCCACCTGGCTCATCGTCGCGTTCTTCACGCGCTACTCGTCGCTCGCGGCGCTGGCGGCCGCCGTGTTCGCGCCGCTCTACTATGTGTTCATGTTCGGCCCGCGCATCGTCGCGCTCGCCATCCTCGCCATGAGCGTGCTGCTGTTCTGGCGGCATCGCGCGAACATCTCCAAGCTCATCGCGGGTAAGGAAAGCCGCATCGGCGAGAAGAAGGCGGCGGGCGCCGGCAAGTAG
- a CDS encoding methyl-accepting chemotaxis protein, producing the protein MFSTIRARIVALCVVIVVTALAANTALNYFVADSHNKDSIDSTLTALEESHAQGVSDWVATHVRMIDSLQDAVLGPDPVPSLKQIAAAGGFTNVYVGYADRTAKFSDPTGIPPDYDPTGRPWYKQAVAAGKAVVTPPYVDVGTGKLVVAFAEPVIRDGVVKGVISADVAMDSVIDNVRSIHPTPASFGMLVDASGAIVAHPDAKLTLKPVSELAPELAGDRLNALFSATAPLKVDVNGDVKLMRAQTIPGTDWRVVVAFDRADATAAMRSLLTASLIALVVIAVAAAAIVAGATAVSFQRLSRVRDAMDAISAGEGDLTKRLPAVGDDEVAQIARSFNAFMDKLREVMRHIRDASESVRTASDEIAAGNVDLSGRTESAAASLEETAASMEEITATVAQSANAAQQADVTAATASQAASRGGSVIGDVVTTMGDIEKASVKIADIIGVIDGIAFQTNILALNAAVEAARAGEEGRGFAVVAGEVRSLAQRSAQAAREIKGLIESTVSSVTSGSQLVRRAGSTMDEIVANVSNVTTIISEVTNAASEQTRGIREVNRAVSQLDEMVQQNAALVEQSTAAAAALRGQAASLADAVGQFRLD; encoded by the coding sequence ATGTTTTCCACTATCCGCGCGCGCATCGTCGCGCTATGCGTTGTCATTGTCGTGACCGCGCTTGCCGCGAATACGGCGCTCAACTATTTCGTCGCTGACTCGCACAACAAGGATTCGATCGACAGCACGCTCACGGCGCTCGAAGAGAGCCACGCGCAAGGCGTTTCCGACTGGGTCGCGACGCACGTGCGGATGATCGACTCGCTGCAGGATGCCGTGCTCGGGCCGGATCCCGTGCCGTCGCTCAAGCAGATCGCGGCGGCGGGCGGCTTCACCAACGTCTACGTGGGCTACGCCGACCGCACGGCGAAGTTTTCCGATCCGACCGGCATCCCGCCCGACTATGACCCGACCGGCCGCCCCTGGTACAAGCAGGCCGTCGCGGCAGGCAAGGCCGTCGTCACGCCGCCTTACGTGGATGTGGGCACGGGCAAGCTCGTGGTGGCGTTCGCCGAGCCCGTGATTCGCGACGGCGTGGTGAAGGGCGTGATTTCCGCCGACGTGGCGATGGACAGCGTGATCGACAACGTCCGCTCGATTCATCCCACACCCGCGAGCTTCGGCATGCTTGTCGACGCGAGCGGTGCGATCGTTGCGCACCCCGACGCGAAGCTCACGCTCAAGCCCGTTTCGGAACTCGCGCCCGAACTGGCCGGCGACCGCCTGAACGCGTTGTTCTCGGCCACCGCACCGCTGAAGGTGGACGTGAACGGCGACGTCAAGCTGATGCGCGCGCAAACGATTCCGGGCACCGACTGGCGCGTGGTCGTCGCTTTCGACCGCGCCGATGCGACGGCGGCGATGCGCTCGCTGCTCACGGCGTCGCTCATCGCGCTCGTGGTGATCGCGGTGGCGGCTGCGGCGATCGTGGCGGGTGCCACGGCCGTGTCGTTCCAGCGCCTTTCGCGCGTGCGCGACGCGATGGATGCGATCAGCGCTGGCGAAGGCGATCTCACGAAGCGCCTGCCCGCCGTGGGCGACGACGAAGTCGCGCAGATCGCGCGTTCGTTCAACGCATTCATGGACAAGCTGCGCGAGGTGATGCGCCACATCCGCGACGCGAGCGAATCGGTGCGCACGGCGAGCGACGAGATCGCGGCGGGCAACGTCGACCTCTCGGGGCGCACCGAGTCGGCGGCGGCGAGCCTCGAAGAGACGGCGGCATCGATGGAGGAAATCACGGCGACGGTCGCGCAGTCGGCGAACGCGGCGCAGCAGGCCGACGTGACGGCGGCCACGGCTTCGCAGGCGGCCTCGCGCGGCGGCTCGGTGATCGGCGACGTGGTGACCACGATGGGCGACATCGAGAAGGCGTCCGTGAAGATCGCGGACATCATCGGCGTGATCGACGGCATCGCCTTTCAGACGAACATTCTCGCGCTGAATGCGGCGGTCGAAGCGGCGCGGGCGGGCGAGGAAGGCCGCGGTTTCGCGGTGGTGGCGGGCGAGGTGCGCAGCCTCGCGCAGCGCAGCGCGCAGGCGGCGCGCGAGATCAAGGGGCTGATCGAATCGACCGTTTCCAGCGTGACTTCGGGCTCGCAACTCGTGCGCCGCGCGGGCTCGACGATGGATGAGATCGTCGCGAATGTCTCGAACGTGACGACGATCATCTCCGAGGTCACCAACGCGGCCAGCGAGCAGACGCGCGGCATCCGGGAAGTGAACCGGGCGGTGAGCCAGCTCGACGAGATGGTTCAGCAGAACGCGGCGCTCGTCGAACAGTCGACGGCGGCCGCGGCGGCGCTGCGCGGCCAGGCGGCAAGTCTCGCGGATGCGGTCGGTCAGTTCAGGCTTGATTGA